A genomic window from Fusarium verticillioides 7600 chromosome 5, whole genome shotgun sequence includes:
- a CDS encoding hypothetical protein (At least one base has a quality score < 10), which translates to MSIAVDIQSLPSEVLRNILFFVRNEKNGRDSIKECRLVSHCFHNAASPLLLTAVSVSLTSKSFTRLEDICHHPIFSKSVQSVSIVTSYYETELACNRPLFMLEAKARLLRHVETMERSRYYRNKYPHTREQFQWLSNMAWRTEPEFEQLFSDQVDEESRTPTQRLFLKLYDLYKELHNGQQQLRKGQNHITRLCAALSSLSNLVYLEVNDVRNNGGLEHLDAADFAHTGYDDTILQHFSPILRKSRWCGSFKTIHTATPPVEMIGTLCSELADKGLRPRIIRLRLVPPPSMQAWKPSLLQQSGLKSLVSKTTKLKLYVDFEARSFELKENPRHEMLALCSITQSFLSAPHLEDIHVEFIGYPRLNRRPTISLEDVLPANVLWPRLRSLSLYNQPFTVKQMRSLATRHSEILRNMDLQACWLLEGSWDDLEEVVEGQRDLEKSSIKYPSGGNYS; encoded by the coding sequence ATGTCAATCGCAGTAGACATTCAATCACTCCCTTCCGAAGTTCTTAGGAACATTCTTTTTTTCGTGCGCAATGAGAAAAATGGCCGAGACTCGATCAAAGAGTGTCGCTTGGTTTCACACTGCTTCCACAATGCTGCATCGCCATTGCTCCTTACCGCAGTTTCCGTTAGTCTTACCTCCAAGTCTTTTACTCGCTTAGAAGATATTTGCCATCACCCCATCTTCAGCAAGTCTGTGCAAAGCGTCAGCATAGTCACGTCATATTACGAAACGGAATTAGCCTGCAACAGACCACTGTTCATGCTCGAGGCTAAGGCTAGACTGCTTCGACACGTAGAAACCATGGAACGGTCGAGATACTACCGGAATAAATATCCCCACACACGAGAACAATTCCAATGGCTGTCAAATATGGCTTGGAGAACAGAACCTGAATTTGAACAACTTTTCAGTGACCAAGTTGACGAAGAATCACGTACACCTACTCAAAGGCTATTTCTCAAGCTCTACGATCTATACAAAGAACTGCACAATGGCCAGCAACAACTTCGAAAAGGCCAAAACCACATCACTCGGTTATGCGCCGCCTTAAGTTCCTTATCCAATCTGGTATACTTGGAGGTTAATGATGTCAGAAATAATGGAGGCCTGGAGCACTTGGATGCTGCTGACTTTGCCCATACTGGATATGATGATACAATACTGCAACACTTCAGCCCTATCTTGCGCAAGTCGAGGTGGTGTGGCTCTTTCAAGACAATTCATACTGCAACCCCACCCGTCGAGATGATCGGGACATTGTGCTCTGAACTTGCTGACAAAGGTTTGAGACCTAGGATAATTCGTCTCCGCTTAGTCCCTCCGCCTAGTATGCAAGCCTGGAAACCATCTCTATTGCAGCAGAGTGGATTAAAGAGTCTGGTCTCTAAAACCACGAAACTAAAATTATATGTGGACTTCGAGGCACGGAGCTTTGAGCTTAAGGAAAATCCTAGGCACGAGATGCTTGCACTTTGCTCTATCACTCAGTCCTTTTTGAGCGCACCTCATCTTGAGGACATTCATGTTGAGTTTATTGGCTACCCTCGGCTTAATAGGAGGCCAACTATCTCTTTGGAAGATGTCCTGCCTGCGAACGTTTTATGGCCACGACTTCGGTCTCTGAGCCTATACAATCAACCTTTTACAGTAAAGCAGATGAGGTCCTTGGCCACCCGACACTCGGAGATCCTGCGAAACAT